ATGAAAAGGAGCTCAGGTGATATGCTCAAGCTCACGGAGACGGCACTGACAAAAACAGGAGTTAAAAAGCGCTGGCATCTTCTACTCCCAGCTTCAAtagctcagcctctgctgccccaggcagggaggaggaatgTTCATGTCTTGTCCTCTTACTCCTTTCCAGCAAGATCTTGTTCAAGTTATTTTACCTTTCAGTGCTTCTGTCTCCCTACCCGTATGCAATAAAAACATGATCTACCAGACCGCTGACTTGTAACACACTCATTTTTGGTAAATTGCTTCAAATTTCCCAGAAGAGAAGTACTAGAGATTGCCAAGGGAATCCAGCTCTTCGTGACAGGTTTACATTTGCTGCCCCTTTTTTGGTCAACTCTCTCAGTTGAATTATGGACAAGAGTAACCGAAAAGGGTACCTCAATATACAGGACTGCCCAGGCCAGCCAGCAGAGTGGAAAGGGCAGCCTAACACATGAACATCCATGGTAACAGAGGTGAAATTTAAATGACCTGACCACCAGATAAAAATTCCTAACCAGGTAAGCCAGAGATGTGAACTCTGATCATATCCAGACAAACCATGATGAGGCAGCCTTAAAAAAGTATTTAGCTGAGGATATATAACTGATTTGTCCAGACTACTCTTAATTCCTCTGCATGCTCAGAGTTCTTCTGGGAGACAATGCCACAGCCTTATGCTTCACAGCATCAAGCAACATTTGCATGATACATGGTAGTTCATCACCCTCAAACCTGCTAGGGCGAGAGACTCCgtgaaacaattaaaatgatCCTCTTGTTTCACCAAATGAAAAACTATTTCCTTTGGTCATTCTGCAATCTCCTATCTAGCAGACATCCTCTTCTTTCACATCCTGCTTCCTCCTTTTTACAGTCTGCTCGGGACTGTTTTATATCCTGAAGAGTCAATTTTCAGGGATGATCACACGCCTGTGGTAATGTGTCATTTGGCTTTGCGTAGTGAGATTAAAATATGCTACTTATGCTCAATTTTAAAAGGAGATCATTAATATGGATTGGATGGCAaggacccttttttttttaatcacctccatctttgtttctttttatttcacgGTTTGCACATATGATGGCAACATCTGTGGATGGATCCACATGCTGCACTTCCTTGCACCAATGATGTGTTTGTCCCAGTTTGGTCAAAGATACTTGGTCAAAACCCAGTAAGTCCTTACTTTCCTGCCTTTGCCGAGCATAGAGTGGTGAGTTTAGACAGGCCAATATACTTGACATGTGCTATCTGGAAAATGATAGTGTGTCAGCTATAATCATGTCAGATTAATTTACAAGAGACTGATTACATTTGCAACACTCATTTTTGCCTCAGGCAAGATATCTCCCAGAGTTTTTAAGAAGCTGGTCTCCCTTGCTGTAGACCCTGTTAAGACTATGCTATAAAAACACCCTAATTTTTTCCTGCACATATTTCTAAGATTATGCTGTGTTCTGgctttttctaattttatcttcTAAATCTTCCTGGGACTTCTTCTGTCCTAAGAATCTCAAAACTCTtaaggttttcttctttgaatGTGAATTTAAATGCTTCCTTACTGATCACTGTGTTGCCTTTTCCAACTGTAGTTTTTTAGTCCATGATTCTTCATCTTGAAGCCAGGTGTTCGGTGAATTAGATGtgcttgttcttccttttgGTTCTTTATTTCCTATTTGGCTGGTTTCAGCCAGTAATATGGGGCAGTTACTGGATATTAATCACAGTCTGATATGTAGGAGAAGGCAATGATGGCTTGTAAGGTGTACAGTAACTGCATACATTCTAGCTCTGCGTTTCCACAACAGTGCATGTCTGAGAACAACACTGTGGGATACATTAAAGCCAGCCTGCATGGAACATGGCAAAACATCAGTCTCTAGCGTGTTTGCATCCAtgtgaaaggagaaagggaggtaGGTTTGTGCCTACACTGCAGTGCTTTCATTGCATATAAAGCTGCATCAGAGTATCATTCTTGGAAGCATAAAAACATAGAAAGATTGGGTGAACTTTAGCTTGttgacttctgttttctgattaGACTCTTCCATGGATTCTCTTGTGAGCCCTCCTGACAGCAAGACTAATTCAGACATATGCATCTCCgaaatctttccctttttccttggATCCTTTCCAGAACCACTTCACCTGGCTACTTTCAACAGGGCTGAGTAAAGTCACCCTGACAGTGGGCACAGCTGTCTCCACTCAGTTTTTTGAGTGCTCCTGTCCAGCAATGGACAAGGTAACAGAGGGATGCTTTCTTCAAGACTTCAATATAAAGGtcattttcagaaggattttttgAAGCCCTGCCCTCTATTGGTCAAGGTGCTATTGTTTTTCCAGATGTTCCAGAAACCAGTTAGTTCCTAAATGAAATCATTTATCTACACTATTCTTTCCTTGCCACCGGAAGTTCATTATTTTTGGCATTCttaatacacacacaaactaAATATGAAGTCATGATTGGAAACGTCTATCCATTTCCTTGGCTCACTATGCATAGCAGCTAGGTCTTTCTTTTTGGTCCCTTTTATCCAACTCTAAATACCAAACATACTATGCAGTTGAGGGTGGGGGAAGTAAAGCACCTAATCTCAGTGAAGTTATTTGTGAAAAAGCCTTTCTAGCTTTTGGAACAAGGATGCAGGCAGAtgtattttactgtgtttttaatgggatatttctctgaaaaacacaacaccatCTACATGGTATTTTAGCTACTCATCCACAACAGAAGGATGGAGGACATAAACAGACACAAGGGGTAGTCTTGTGATTCAGAATTCTTGATCCTTGCAATCGTACATTTTGTATCAGTCCTGAGGAGTGAACCTTTCTGTATATTATGTGTATATGAGAATATAAATGTGTGCCTTAGATTtctaaaggatttttaaaattaagtgatAATTATACATAAATAGTAGTTAAAAGTTTACATACATGCATGGAAGTGAAATTTATTTGATACAGTAGGGAGGCACGATTTACATTCCCCCCATACCTTAGGCAATTTCTCCAGGTTCTACTCCACATATCACAAaccaagcatttattttaagaccTGATGTTAACAAAATGACTGCTTGGTGAGAGAAATATTTACACTTTCTCTAAACTAAAATTTATCTCCAAAGTCAAAATGAGCTGAGGGCTAAAGGATGCAAAATTTTCTCTTGAACCCAGAACAGCTTCTTCatttaagatatatatatatatatatgtatatacatccTTGCTTTAAGTCTCATAACTCAACAAAGCTAGAAAAGGCAGTTTTGGATTAGTAGCAAATATGGCTACCTATTTTGTCTCAAAAGACCATATACTAaaaacagttgcattttttaGACTAAAAggttgctgctgttgtgttacattcattatttaaaaattttctcCCACCAAGTCCTATGTTTCTGTAGTTGCAGTTAGCAAAACATCTGGCTTACCAAGAGACGGGGAATTATAGCAATAAGCTTCAATGAAGTACAGAAAAACTTCTTGAAAAAACTCCAAATTTACTTCTTCATAGAAATATGtcaaatttagaaaatatgtgGCAGAGCGTGTGTAACACTCAGGCCTGGAACTACTGCTGCAACTCCACCAGGAATGAGCTTGGGGACAACAAATGCTTACCATTTCCTTGTATGGAAGCAGGACACATTTTATTACAAGCAAAAAAGAGCTTGTTTCTGCACCATACACAGTTAGGCCCCTCTACGGGACCTGTGTGTGTCCACAGCGGCTCAACTTCAATGCAGTCAGCTTAGACAGTGTTCGGTGAGAccagctctctgagcagcctCTCCCTCCTGCTTGCGCTGGGGGCTGGCAGGTTGGGAAACAGAACTGAAGCCCTTGTTTGTAAAGGACTTTCCCTGGCTTCATGTGTAAGCCAAAGGGACGTACTCTTACCTGTGTGTACAAACATGTGCTTGACGTAGTTCTGTTTGGCGGTGAAAGTCTTGTTACAGAGAGTGCACTCGTAAGGCTTTTTTTCACCTTGCCcacctgctgtgctgtggcCCGCAGATGGGGCCAAGGGCTGAGGGGCTGGCAGCTGAGCAGTAAAGGTTGACAGGCCAGGCTGGGACACTGTCACAAACTGTGTCTGTTGGCCAGCTatgggctggggcaggctgaAGAGAAAAGGCTTAGGGCCGCTGCCAGCAGACTGTGTGGTGAAAAGGGCAGGCAGGTAGGTGTTGCCAGCTGTGCCAATGACCTGAGTGTTGCTGGTCAGAGTCAGTGGCATCCTCAGATTGCTGGTGAGGGTTTCTGTCTGGCGTAAGTAGATCTGTGTGGTTGGCAATGGTTGGGCAACAGTTGTGTTGACAGAAGGCTGCAAAGCCCCCTTTTCGGTGCTGTTATTGACTGTGAGCACTTTGCTGTCCATTTCAACGTCATTGCTTCTCTCTGGTGAGGAAGAGTTGGCATctacatgctgctgctgctgctgctgtggctgagtGCCATCAGCAGGGACGTCATTTTGATCTGCTTGAGAAGGTTCTTGCTGCCCATCCCGGCCCAGACCAGCCATAAACTGCTGCTCCACGGAATCGGGCTCAGTGCCAATGGAGGAACTGACTCCCGAGTCAAAACTCTCCCCTTTGGGCTCACTCTCAGTGCCTTCTGCTTGGTCAGTGTCCTCAGTGCATTCCTCAGACTCGTTGCGCTCAAGGATCTGCACCCTCTGTTGGCCATAGTAGTCATAGTCATCCTCCATCTCCTGCTTAATATGGATGTTGCCCATCAGGGTTTGAATTCGGACAGGGCGTGGTTGCTTGCGGCAGTGCGTGGTCTCTGGAGTGGTGGAGAGGTACCGCTCCATCTGTTGTGACCGTTCATGGATCCGGGTAATCCAGCTGGGGTCTTCCATGTGAtggtccctggggagccccagggCTGTTTCGTGGTGGCTGACCACAGCCCCACTATAAAAGGAGCGCTCCCCACTGCCATTTTGCATGGAACAGGCATAGAGGGCTGAGTAGATCCTGTCCACACTGTGCTGCGAGTGGCTCTGCAGGTAGCCGGACTCTGTGTCAGTGCTCTGCCCCGAAGTGCCTGATTCGGGTGTTCCCCTGGGTGTCTCCTGGCCAGAATCCTGAATCACCGGGTAGACCTCTCCCACATTTTGTGAGACAATCCTTGTGCACTCATCAATCACAGTCTTGATCTGCAGGATGCTGGCAGCTGTGAGGATTTGGAGGGCCTCTGATTGTGAGACCCGCAGCACCCCACTGTACATGAAGTCAATGAGCTTTTGCACAGACTGGACTGACACCACCGAGGGGATCTCGATGTCGCTGtagcccagcagcagcttgtcCTGGAAGAAGGGGCTGCCAGCCGCCAGCACGCAGCGGTGGGCGCGTAGCATGCTCCCGTGGATGCGGACCGTCACGTCACAGAAGTGGCCACGGTTGCGCTGCTCGTTGAGGGTCTCGAGCACAGAATTGCTGAAGTTGTGAAGGTTGATGCTATGAATGCGCTCTGTCATCCCCTTGCAACTGATGTTACCTATAGCAAAGcaggtgacaaaaaaaaaaagaagaaaagaacagattgGGTCTTGTCCTCTGCAGAAACATAGCCAGGACATTGGCAAAGGTGACTGCccactggattaaaaaaaagctgatcaTATCGTAAAACTCGCAAACAAAGGCACCAGTAAGAAGACGCTGCCTTTGTAAGGATAGAAGTAAACTTCTGCAATTCTTTTGCAGAAGCTCATGTTCTGAATTTTTGgacaaaagcagacaaaaacagGTGTAGCTGGCCTAAGTTTCAACCACATTCCTGGGCCTTGGACTTCCTATCAGCTTATATGGCTTTAAAAAGCCTAGGGCCAGCCAACTGTAAACACCGAGCTGGATTTTAGGCTGTTTGGATGTGGACTTACTCCAGAAAAGATCGGATTCTTTCTTTAATGACCCTTTACTCCAAGTTGTTAATGTGAAGGGTCAAcatgaaaatgctgtttctatCTAGATTGTCATTTTAAGGAATTTGGATCCTGGGTTTTATGCTACAGTTATTTGTACAAAAAGTTGGCAGTCACTTTGCAAAATCCAAATCTGGTTCAAGATTTAGACTGTAAATGTTCCTAAAATCCTACGCACAGTGTTGTCTGGGGCTGTGGTTTAGAACATTTGCTACCCAATAGTGACAAACAGTCCTCTATAAGAACCCAAAGCAAAAAGTTAACATGAGCTGTCCCCTTCATTTTTAGCATATCCCAAGTTCTGACTGGCACCAGAATGCCatcatataaaaacaaatgttctccTGCTGTTATTTACTtgacagaaactggaaaattaCAGACATTTACTCTAAGGAAGACTTTGTCTTAGGTTGGCTGAATAATATAAACAGAGAACAGTTTAGAAAAGCACCTAACTAATATGGGTACAGAGCCAACATATCCTTCAAAATTAACTTTCCCAAGTAACTTCTTAATCTCTCAATCCACTTTTCCCTATCTCCATCTTGCTTTCTTTGGTTCTAATGATTTTTCGCTACCTTTCCTGTTCTTtactcatttttcatctgtttagCTTTTGATGGCAGAAActacattttcatcttttaactGTTAATAACCAACTGCCTTTTGAGTGGTAAACAAGTGAAACGTTATTAATAAATTACCTCTCTTAGTATTCATAGTACATCCATCACCTTGGTTCCCAGAAAAGCACACTCGGgaaagtaatgaaaaatcaCCACTAGTATTATGGGCATTTTGTCTTGAATATGCCTAACTAAGCTACAACTCCTTTTACACAACTGGTTGTTAGGGTGTGAGAATTTAGAAGTGATGTTTGGTAGAGaaacatgaataaattaaaCTAGCTTACTGTCACTGtctgttttaacagaaatatagAGAGCAAATAAATGACATTGAAAATGGTTTCATATACATGTTTTTTAACCCCAAAATGTCCCTCTGATCCAGCCTAAAGGGTGCTTTACATCTTATACTCAGGCAGTAAAACAATGTGCACTGCAATTTGCAGGAAAATATGGAGTGCTCCCTCCTCcgctttttccttctcatttttctcatttatccCCTCCTGCCATCTCAAGCACCTTTTATTTTGGTGCTTCAGATAAAAACCACCTTGGACACAGGCGGTCATTTCAATTTCATGAAGCTGATGATAATAAAAGGGAAGCATAAAGGTCAGGAACTAGAAATCCTGATGTGGCCAAGCTGAGTGAAGAAATCAGATGCTAACAGATGTGAACTAGCCAGTATCAGAAAGGTACTAATTTCCATGTGAGGTTAGAGCACTAGGGAGATGCTCAGATAGCAGTAACAAGGAGGAAACCATTAACAGTATCGTGAACATTGTGAATTACATCTGTCTTGTTCATAAGCTTTGTTGGGAAACCCGAGCTTTTCCCTCTGGTGATACTGatcacagaactggaaaaacatCTCAGCAACTAGGAGCCTTTCCTTCAAGAGCACTGTGATTactataacaaaaaataatgtacaGAAGAGAtctatttcctcctccttccagccaGAATCATTCTCCAGAGGCTTCCAGGGTagatccatttttcttttctttctcagcatgTCAGAGCACACAAGGATTcaaaatgtattgaaaaaaaataggaatccTCGATTTGAAAGGAAGAGAGCTTGGCAAAAGCTTTGTGTTTGTGAGGACACAGAAGGGTGGAAGATTAATGATAAACACTTCTTTTCAAGACTTACAGTAGGCCATGGCAAGTGATTGCATAGCTACCCATTTATCTGCATCTCTCTTTGAGTGCTGGCCTATCAGTATACTGGAAATCTTTCCATCAGTAAGTATTGATCACTACTTGGTCTGACCCTATTGCTCCCTTTTCATGTAATTAGGTCTTTAAGATGTTCCCTTGAAAAGGGAATGACATATAGTTTATGTTTGGTTTTGTCAAATGAGGTATTTCAAGGTATTTCATAATAAGAAGAGATATGCAGCAGCCTAATACAAAAAGCAGTCTAAACCAAAAATCACACCTTGTATATGCACAAGGTCGAACATGCTACAGACAGGTCTCTTGACTCGAGTTGGTGCAAAGAATCCTGACTTTGTTCATATGCATCTTGGCAGACAACAATAACTTTGTTGGCCAGACTCTGAAAATTGCATCCTCAGACCCAGCTCCTTCTCAGTGTGAGCTGCACCAAAAGTCTGGGAAAGTAAATTTCGCAACCTGTTCACAGATCATgtacagaaaggaggaaggacaAGGTTCATCTTTAAGTTTCAGCATCCTTCCTCAGGTCCTGGATGGAAGAAGTGAGAGTTGTGTAACCACAATGCATTTGACCATTAGCTACTGATGAAAACAGCCAGAGTTGATCAAGGTGAAGAAGAAGAGGTTTGTGCATGTTCATGAGAGACTGGTGTGAACAGCTCTCCTATAGGAACTGATCTAGGATGCTAAATTCCTTGAGGTGTAGGGACTGAAATAAAAGTCACTTGAGTCACTTCACGTAAGGCAAGGAGTACCTTTTGGTTGCTCCTAGTATAACAGTGCTTTCCCTTAAAGATCCTCTTCTTATTTCTTTACTGCTTCAAGTGAAATTGGAACATCTATCACCTCTTCAACTGATTAACAACTGAGATTCAGTCCTTAAGAATAAAACAAGAGTGGTAGGTGGAATAGACACATAACAAATGGTAAAACAACTAATGCAGATTTTGAGGATATTTTTTCCAGGCCACCTCCCTTGACTCTTAACACTGAAAACCATACCTACTCAAAGTACAGGCAAGCAAATCACTTGCAGTAGTGTCAGGGATGCTACAAACCACAGCAGCATAAAAAAGCAGTAATTCAATATAACAAATTCTAGAGATTGGTCTCTAGCAAAATTCACTGTCCCATGAATTCTCCCTCTCTGTAGGGAACTGCATCCCGATCCAAGTTTTGCTGTTGCTCCTTACTGTACACTGCTGTAAGCAAAAAGTCCAAAGGTGATGCTCCCCATAAAGGGGTGGACTTATCAA
This is a stretch of genomic DNA from Cygnus atratus isolate AKBS03 ecotype Queensland, Australia chromosome 1, CAtr_DNAZoo_HiC_assembly, whole genome shotgun sequence. It encodes these proteins:
- the ZBTB20 gene encoding zinc finger and BTB domain-containing protein 20, with amino-acid sequence MTERIHSINLHNFSNSVLETLNEQRNRGHFCDVTVRIHGSMLRAHRCVLAAGSPFFQDKLLLGYSDIEIPSVVSVQSVQKLIDFMYSGVLRVSQSEALQILTAASILQIKTVIDECTRIVSQNVGEVYPVIQDSGQETPRGTPESGTSGQSTDTESGYLQSHSQHSVDRIYSALYACSMQNGSGERSFYSGAVVSHHETALGLPRDHHMEDPSWITRIHERSQQMERYLSTTPETTHCRKQPRPVRIQTLMGNIHIKQEMEDDYDYYGQQRVQILERNESEECTEDTDQAEGTESEPKGESFDSGVSSSIGTEPDSVEQQFMAGLGRDGQQEPSQADQNDVPADGTQPQQQQQQHVDANSSSPERSNDVEMDSKVLTVNNSTEKGALQPSVNTTVAQPLPTTQIYLRQTETLTSNLRMPLTLTSNTQVIGTAGNTYLPALFTTQSAGSGPKPFLFSLPQPIAGQQTQFVTVSQPGLSTFTAQLPAPQPLAPSAGHSTAGGQGEKKPYECTLCNKTFTAKQNYVKHMFVHTGEKPHQCSICWRSFSLKDYLIKHMVTHTGVRAYQCSICNKRFTQKSSLNVHMRLHRGEKSYECYICKKKFSHKTLLERHVALHSATNGTPGATGTGARAVPAGVVACTEGTTYVCSVCPAKFDQIEHFNDHMRMHVSDG